The following nucleotide sequence is from Chloroherpetonaceae bacterium.
GGACAAAGTTCTTTTTGCCATCGCTAAAAGTGCGGAGCGCAAAGCTGCCACGCTGACCGCAATTCAATTTTGGAAACTTTGGCTCTCGCCTGATGAAGAGGTGCGAGAGCTATATCGACAAACAATCTTAGGCACGCTCGAGTGGCTAACGGCGCAAGAAGACCTTCGGCGATTTCGGGTTGAGCCAGCAGCAAAAATTTTTGATGAATCTGAGCGCGTGCTGTTCTCTGCCACCTTACAAGATGAAGCCTTGCAGCCTATTTCTTCAGCCGCTATCACGCTTAAAGTGCAACACAAAGAAACAGGCAATGCTTATTCCACTGTGTTTGAACCAAGTTCGGAAGCTGGACTTTACCATGCCGCCTTTGAGCGATTGCCGGCTGGCGACTACAGCTTTTCCGCTGAGGCGCGTGAAGGTGAACGCTTGCTGGGCACGGCAGCAGGACGCTTCTTAGTTAGCCAGACTAGCCTCGAATTTCGCCAGCTACATGCTGATGCTAACACGCTACGCAGCATTGCTGCGCAGAGCGGTGGCAAATTTTATCATCTGACCGAGTTCGAAGCGTTTCTTCAAGACCTTCGGCGTGATGCCGCCTTTCAACCTACCTTGCAGCAAACTCAGCAAAGTGCTGAGTTTGCCAATCTTGCCCCAACCTTGGTCATCATTCTCTTCTTGCTTGCTGCTGAGTGGCTGATTCGAAAGCTCTATGCAATGCCCTAAGCACCAGAGCGGAAAGATTTAATTTTTGCAAGACGATTATTCGCAAAAATGCCTAAGCGACCAAAAGCAATTATCTACCCAAAGCCTAATCGCATCAATCTGGTGGAGCTGGACATGCGTCCGCTGGGTGAAAATGATGTGAGGGTGCGCACGATTGCCACCTCTATTACGCCTGGCGTAGAGCGCTTTTTGCTTACGGGGAAGTCTATTACGCGGCGTGAGCTTCGATTCCCAGTGGTCTCTGGCAGTGAGCTACTGGGCGAAGTCGTAGAAGTCGGCGCAAATGTGGCTGATGTGGAAGTTGGCGACTATGTGTTTGTGTCCCGCGCCGATGGTTGGCTGGAAGCTATGCCTCTCTTTGGCTGCCAAGCTGAAGAGGTCATTGCCTCAGAGTCTTGTGTGATTCCAATTCGGCGCACCCTCGAAGAAAAAGATATTCTTATCGGACTGGTCGGCTATGCCATTTCAGCGGTCAAAAAAATTAACCTCGAGGAGATTGAGCGCATTTTGATTCTTGGTTTAGGCTCGGTTGGACTGATGATTGCTGAGTATCTGACCTACAAAGGCTTTACGGCTATTGATGCTTGCGAGAAGTATCAATCGCGGGGAATGTTAGCCGCAGCCAAGGATATTGCTTTCGATATTGAGGACTTTACGTCTGACTACTTCGACCGCTACGATGTTATTGTGGAAACCACAGGGCGACTGCTTATGCTGGAGCAAGCTACCAAGCTCCTGAAACCGCATGGCAAATTTTTGCTGGTCGGTAACTATGAAGTTATGAAGCTCGACTACCGCCTTATTCAAGACAAAGAGCCTATCCTGATTAGCTCTATTCAGACCACCGATGATGACCTGTTTGAAGCCAAGTATCTTTTGTCCGAAGATGCTCTGGATGTTGAGAAGTTTCTAACGCACCGCTTTCCAGTAGCCGACTATGAGCGTGCCTTTGATGTCGCGCTTAACCGTGCTGACGCAATCAAGACCATTCTGACTTGGT
It contains:
- a CDS encoding alcohol dehydrogenase catalytic domain-containing protein, which encodes MPKRPKAIIYPKPNRINLVELDMRPLGENDVRVRTIATSITPGVERFLLTGKSITRRELRFPVVSGSELLGEVVEVGANVADVEVGDYVFVSRADGWLEAMPLFGCQAEEVIASESCVIPIRRTLEEKDILIGLVGYAISAVKKINLEEIERILILGLGSVGLMIAEYLTYKGFTAIDACEKYQSRGMLAAAKDIAFDIEDFTSDYFDRYDVIVETTGRLLMLEQATKLLKPHGKFLLVGNYEVMKLDYRLIQDKEPILISSIQTTDDDLFEAKYLLSEDALDVEKFLTHRFPVADYERAFDVALNRADAIKTILTW